A single Acropora palmata chromosome 5, jaAcrPala1.3, whole genome shotgun sequence DNA region contains:
- the LOC141882469 gene encoding uncharacterized protein LOC141882469: MSQDEVFEQADAVQISQWQILNITLLASEWKSSAGGLSTLNRELAIHLSQIPNVRVSLFVPEDTCNNEDKEETRTFGINILEAEKCVTFDPLVWLTYPPQDHKIDVIVGHGVKLGGQVELIKRHPNFKNCRWVHVLHTDPEDFSPCKDYSCPISRGEKKHWEEVGLCKCADLIVPVGPKLGEAYRSYLQGCKEDEDFFDFTPGLFDREFGKLNQRAKNEKDVFKVLLCGRGDEEDFELKGYNIAAKAFADKKLKGKCYRLLFVGSPEGKQGEVRQRLLKYGITDEQLRVREFVKSRKGMEELFCEVDMVIMPSKAEGFGLVALEALSAGLPILVGRNSGFARAIKKIPYGKYSIVGDSGDPAKWAEAIEGVRDTHGVVLLENKILKEHYSERYCWKKQCEELVARLWKMVYVAADDLVEQCPGAVPESICQNDPKTMQQHIEKRVVTSGRGKEGTSSDECTLLKLQGTSAAQAVAAEDMIVQCPSGVSESVCHSNPTGMQQHIEEGAVTSGRGQEGTSGDEFTLPKLADPVIKLIIDITTDLNDKQKEIVYQKLALEASLFIESHEYSEVKETPLRDFLEFLVVAYKLFLRALNKGSLIISLNCKALKGLDQLWNDYLSGHLNKVAERYLVTDEMKTKVNQRKINLKTTIEEENYLNCRKVLLESSGEYQCLFLCAVIFWEE; this comes from the exons ATGTCACAGGATGAAGTATTTGAACAAGCAGATGCAGTGCAGATATCTCAGTGGCAAATATTGAACATCACTCTACTAGCAAGTGAATGGAAGTCATCTGCTGGCGGTTTATCAACGTTAAATAGGGAACTTGCTATTCATCTGTCACAGATACCAAATGTAAGAGTTTCACTCTTTGTCCCAGAGGATACTTGTAATAATGAAGACAAAGAGGAGACTAGAACTTTTGGCATCAATATTCTTGAGGCAGAGAAATGTGTAACTTTTGACCCTCTTGTCTGGTTGACCTACCCACCTCAGGATCACAAAATAGATGTTATTGTTGGTCATGGTGTGAAACTTGGTGGCCAAGTAGAACTCATCAAAAGACatccaaatttcaaaaattgcagGTGGGTACATGTACTCCATACTGATCCAGAAGACTTCAGTCCTTGTAAGGACTATAGTTGTCCAATTTCAAGAGGCGAAAAGAAGCACTGGGAGGAGGTTGGTCTTTGCAAATGTGCTGACCTTATTGTTCCAGTGGGACCAAAGCTTGGAGAGGCTTATCGTTCGTATTTGCAGGGATGTAAAGAAGATGAGGACTTTTTTGACTTTACTCCTGGTCTTTTTGACCGTGAATTTGGTAAGTTAAACCAGAGGGCAAAAAACGAGAAAGATGTATTTAAGGTGCTGTTGTGTGGGCGTGGTGATGAGGAAGATTTTGAATTGAAAGGGTACAACATTGCTGCTAAAGCATTTGCTGATAAGAAGCTGAAGGGAAAATGCTATCGTTTGCTTTTTGTGGGTTCACCTGAAGGGAAGCAGGGTGAGGTCAGGCAAAGGCTTCTCAAATACGGAATTACAGATGAACAGCTGAGAGTGAGAGAGTTTGTAAAAAGCAGAAAAGGAATGGAGGAGCTTTTTTGTGAAGTGGACATGGTCATCATGCCTTCAAAAGCAGAAGGATTTGGCCTTGTTGCCCTTGAAGCCCTGTCAGCTGGCTTACCCATTCTTGTTGGGAGGAACTCAGGATTTGcaagagcaataaagaaaattccctATGGAAAATACAGTATAGTTGGAGATTCAGGAGATCCTGCTAAATGGGCTGAAGCAATTGAGGGTGTACGTGATACACATGGAGTGGTCCTTctagaaaataaaatactgaAAGAACATTATAGTGAGAGGTACTGTTGGAAAAAACAGTGTGAAGAACTTGTTGCCAGATTATGGAAGATGGTTTATG TAGCAGCAGATGACTTGGTTGAACAATGCCCTGGTGCAGTCCCAGAATCAATTTGTCAAAATGATCCAAAAACCATGCAACAGCACATTGAGAAAAGAGTAGTTACCTCAGGCAGAGGAAAGG AGGGAACATCAAGTGATGAATGTACCTTGCTTAAGCTTCAAG GGACATCTGCTGCTCAAGCTGTAGCAGCAGAAGACATGATTGTACAATGCCCTTCTGGGGTCTCAGAATCAGTTTGCCATTCCAATCCAACAGGAATGCAACAGCACATTGAGGAAGGTGCAGTTACCTCAGGCAGAGGACAAG AGGGAACATCAGGAGATGAGTTTACCTTGCCTAAGCTTGCAG accCTGTCatcaaattaataattgataTTACAACAGATTTGaatgacaaacaaaaggaaattgtCTATCAGAAATTAGCGCTGGAAGCCTCACTATTCATTGAGTCGCATGAATATTCCGAAGTGAAAGAAACACCACTAAGAGACTTCCTTGAATTTTTAGTAGTGGCGTACAAACTATTTCTGCGTGCTCTCAATAAGGGCTCTCTTATCATCAGTCTGAATTGCAAAGCGTTAAAAGGTCTTGACCAGCTGTGGAATGACTATCTCTCTGGTCACCTCAATAAAGTGGCTGAGCGGTACCTGGTGACCGACGAAATGAAGACGAAGGTCAACCAGAGGAAAATCAACTTGAAGACAACAATAGAGGAGGAAAACTATTTGAACTGCAGGAAAGTTCTCTTGGAATCTTCAGGTGAATATCAATGCCTTTTTTTGTGTGCTGTAATATTCTGGGAAGAGTAG